The window AGATCACCTGGGAGCGCCGCGACGTCGTCCAGAAGAACTGGAAGACCCAGGCGACCGTCTTCGAGCAGCTCGGTGTCGAGTTCCCCGACTTCTGGAGCCTCAACGCCTCGACGATCGTCACGACCAAGTACTTCCGCGGCGCCGTCGGCACCCCGGAGCGCGAGTCGAGCCTCAAGGAGCTCATCGACCGCGTCGTGAAGACCTACCGCAAGGGCGGCGAGGACCACGGCTACTTCGCGAGCCCGGCCGACGCAGAACTCTTCGAGCACGAGCTCACCTGGCTGCTGGTGCACCAGTACTTCTCGTTCAACAGCCCCGTGTGGTTCAACGTCGGCACCCAGTCGCCGCAGCAGGTCAGCGCCTGCTTCATCTTGAGCGTCGACGACTCGATGGACTCGATCCTGAACTGGTACAAGGAAGAGGGCTTCATCTTCAAGGGCGGCTCCGGCGCGGGCCTCAACCTCTCGCGGATCCGCTCGTCGAAGGAACTGCTCTCCAGCGGTGGCACCGCGAGCGGCCCGGTCTCCTTCATGCGTGGTGCCGACGCGTCCGCCGGCACCATCAAGTCCGGTGGCGCCACGCGCCGCGCGGCCAAGATGGTCGTGCTCGACGTCGACCACCCCGACATCGAGGAGTTCGTCTCCACCAAGGCGCGCGAGGAGGACAAGATCCGCGCGCTGCGTGACGCCGGCTTCGACATGGACCTCGGTGGCGTCGACATCACCAGCGTGCAGTATCAGAACGCCAACAACTCCGTGCGCGTCACCGACGAGTTCATGCGTGCGGTCGAGGACGGCACCGACTTCGGTCTGCGTGGTCGCAAGACCGGCGAGGTCATCGAGACCGTCGACGCGCGCGAGCTCTTCGACAAGATCGCCACCGCCGCGTGGGAGTGCGCCGACCCGGGCCTGCAGTACGACGACACGATCAACGACTGGCACACCAACCCCGAGACCGGCCGGATCACCGCATCCAACCCGTGCTCGGAATACATGAGCCTCGACAACTCCTCATGCAACCTGGCGAGCCTCAACCTGTTGAAGTTCCTCAAGGATGACGACACCTTCGACGCGGCGCTCTTCGCCAAGGCCGTCGAAGTGGTCATCACCGCGATGGACATCTCGATCTGCTTCGCCGACTTCCCGACCGAGGCGATCGGCAAGACCACGGTTGACTACCGCCAGCTCGGCATCGGGTACGCCAACCTCGGCGCCCTGCTGATGGCGATGGGCCTGGGGTACGACTCCGAGGGCGGCCGCTCGATGGCTGCCGCCATCACCTCGCTGATGACCGGCACGTCGTACCGCCGCAGCGCCGAACTTGCCGCCGTCGTCGGGCCGTACGCCGGGTACGCCCGCAACGCCGACGCCCACAAGCGGGTGATGCGCAAGCACCAGGCGGCCAACGACGTCGTGCGTACGCTGCACACCAACGACGCCGCGACCCTCAAGCTCGCCACCCAGGCATGGGCCGACGTGATCTCGCTCGGTGAGGCCAACGGCTTCCGCAACGCGCAGGCCTCGGTGCTCGCGCCGACCGGCACCATCGGCTTCATGATGGACTGCGACACCACCGGCATCGAGCCGGACTTCTCGTTGGTGAAGTTCAAGAAGCTCGTCGGCGGCGGCTCGCTGCAGATCGTCAACCAGACGATCCCGCGGGCGCTGAAGAAGCTCGGCTACCAGGCCGAGCAGATCGAGGCGATCGTCGACTACATCGGCGAGCACGGCCACGTCATCGACGCGCCTGGTCTCAAGACCGAGCACTACGAGGTCTTCGACACCGCGATGGGCGCGCGTGCGCTCAAGCCGATGGGCCACGTACGGATGATGGCCGCCGCACAGCCGTTCCTCTCGGGCGCGATCTCCAAGACGGTCAACCTGCCGGAGTCGGCGACGGTCGAGGAGATCAAGGACGTCTACATGCAGTCCTGGAAGCTGGGGCTGAAGGCGACCGCGATCTATCGCGACAACTGCAAGGTCGGTCAGCCGCTGGCAGACGGTGGCGGCAAGGCCAAAAAGGACGCCGCCGATGCGGCAGCGGCTGCTGAGACGACCGAGGTCAAGGAGATCGAGAAGATCGTCTACCGCCCGACTCGCAAGCGGCTGCCCAAGTCGCGCGTTTCGCGGACGACGTCCTTCACCGTGGGCGGCGCCGAGGGGTACATGACCTCCGGTGCGCACGACGACGGCCAGCTCGGCGAGGTCTTCCTCAAGCTCGGCAAGCAGGGCTCGACCCTGGCCGGCGTGATGGACGCCTTCTCGATCGCGGTCTCGATCGGCCTGCAGTACGGCGTGCCGCTGGAGACGTACGTTTCCAAGTTCACCAACCTGCGCTTCGAGCCGGCCGGTCTCACCGACGACCCGGACGTACGGATGGCGCAGTCGCTGATGGACTACGTGTGGCGCCGCCTCGCGCTGGACTACCTGCCCTTCGAGAAGCGTTCGGCGCTGGGCATCTACTCCGCCGACGAGCGTCAGCGTCACCTCGAGACCGGCTCGTACGAGTTGCTGGTCGAGGAGACCGGGTCAGCCGACGAGTTGATCTCGTCGGACTCGGTGGTTGAGGAGCGGCACGCGTCTCGAAACCAGGTCGTCGAGGCCGAGGTCGTCGCGACTCCCGCGGCCAAGGAGGCGCACACCTCCGCCGAACTGCTGGAGAAGATCACCGGCACCGCGGTCGACTCCCCACTGTGCATGACGTGCGGCACCAAGATGCGCCCCGCCGGTTCGTGCTACGTGTGTGAGGGGTGTGGCAGCACCAGCGGCTGCAGCTGAGCGCGATAACGCCTGACAAGGTGGAAGATCACAGTCACCCCGTGGCTGCGATCTTCCACCTTGTGGCATTTCGCCACGTTATCCACAGGCATCTGGCTACCGAGTTTGACCGGCGTCCCACGCGAGATGCTCTTGAGCATGCTTGCTCTCGGGAGAGTCGTGTTGCCCCTGCTTGCCGTTCTGCTCGCGATGGTGGGGTGCACGACAGAGCCCTCGGTCGACCCCGCCGCGCCAAGCACGACGCATTCGAGCGCGCCAGAGCCAGAACGCGCGATCGACCAGGTGCCCGCGGGTCCCGCCACGCAGACGTGGTCACGCCAGATGGTGGCTGTCGAACAGCCCGAGATCGCGGGTGACGACGTCACCATTGCGGTGGTTCGGGCGCGCGGCGACGAGATGGACATCGTGGCGCTCGACCTGTCCTCGGGCGTAGAGCTCTGGCGCGCTCCCTATTTGCCGCCGCAGGACGTCTATGCGACGTGGCTGGGGTTCTCGGTGTTCGAATCCTCATCGGGGGATGCGTACGTCGTGTTCCAACGTGGAGTCGAGGGTGCGGAGCCCGCGACTCAAGCACCCTACGTCGCGGTTGATCCACGCACGGGCAAGGTGATCGCACGGACCCGGACAGTGACGTCGTATTGGCCGGCCGTGCGGTGCGCAGACGGCAAGGATGTATGTCTGGCCATCGGCCCTGACCGGTTTGCGCCCAAGACGCGTTGGGATCTGGATCGCTTCAAACTTGCCGCGGAGCGGCCACCACGCGCAGTGCCGGAGGGGGCGCACATCGACGACTCCGGACTCGTGACCAGTTATGACGGTGAATTCGAAGAGCGGAGGGTGGGCTGGTTTCACGAGGGGCGGCTCCAGTGGCTCAAGAGCGTGCAGAAGTTCAACCGAGCCAAGGGAGAGTGGATTATCGGTGGCAACGCAGGCCCGATCTACTACGAGTCCGCTGACACCTTGGTGTTGTCGTTCATTCGCCGGCCTACGCCCGGGATGCTGAGGCGACACGCGGAGGGGGAGGTGGTGCGTGATGACATGGTCACCGACCACCGGCAAGTCGGCGTCGATGTCAGCACCGGGAAGGTGGCGTGGACGCGTTCTGGCGTGGGAACCGATTGTGTCGCCGGTCGCAGCTACGAACTTCCCGTGAGGTGCCGGTGGACGGGCGCGAGGATGCATCGGATCGGATGGACGGAGCCCAGGCCGAAGGGTCTCACCCTGACCGTGGAGGGATACGACGCTGCTACCGGCTCGTCGATCTGGGAACGGGCCTTGCCCAACACGACGGCGAGACACCAGATTGCCTCCGAGACCTTCGTTAGCCAAGCAGACCTTGTGGAACGCGGAGAAGTTCGTCCGATCATCTCCAAAGACGGCGCCGAACTGGTCGCACTGGAGGACGGTTCAGGGCGACCCGCCGAAGATGAGGTGTTCCTATGCAGTCGTGGGTTGGAGTTCGACTACTCGACGGACAGGCAAGGACCGCAGTACATGGGACGAGATCGCGTCGTGCTTTACCCCTGTAGCCACCGCGAGAAGCCGATGAAGGCCGACCCGACTGCCGGCGGTCTCGTGACGGCGCTGGGTGTCGAGGAGTCTGGCGTCTATGTGGTCGCGTTGCGCGGGCGGCTGGTGGCGTACGAACTCAGCGACTAGTCCCAGCCCCCGCCGCGCCCTCGTTTGGTCTCACCGCGTCGCTTCTTGGCGGCGAGTCGACGCTCGACCGAGCCCCGGGTCGGCTTGGTGGCGCGACGCTTGCGGGGTGGGGCTGCGGCGGCCGTGCGTACGACCGACGCGAGCCGCTCGCGCGCAGCTCGCCGGTTCGCCAACTGCGTACGGTGCTCGCTGGCGGTGATGGTCAGCACGCCGGCGACCACGCGAGAGCCGAGCCGAGAGAGCAGTCGCGATCGGATCGTGTCGGACAAGACGCCCGACGAGGCGACATCCCAGGAGAGTTCGACTCGGCTGTCGGTGGTGTTGACGCCTTGGCCACCGGGGCCGGACGAGCGGGAGAAGCGCTCGGTGAGTTCGACGGCCGGGATCACCAACGTACGGCTCACGGGCAGGTCGGACATGTCCCTATCGTCTCGCAATGTCGGTGCTCCCGTTTACGGTCAGTGCTGGATGAGGGGAGTGGCGATGACTGAGGTCATGTTGACGGGGTACGACGCGAAGCGATGCGCGCGCCGGGTGCACAACGACTGGGATCCGACGATCGAGAAGGTGGCGTGGGACGTGCCGCCCACTTTGCAGATGAGGTTCGATGCCGGGCGGGCGTACGAGAACGAGGTGCTTGCTCAACTCGTCGCCGCACTGCCGGAGCCTCCCTTCGATTTCAGGCTCAGGCGCGACAAGCAGGAGGCCATCGACGCGACTTTGGTGGCGATGGATACCGGCGCGTCGGTGATCCTGGGAGGCTGGCTGCCCGACGACCCGGTCGGTGGTCGCACGGGACGCCCCGATCTGCTGCTGCGAGTCGATGGCGGCTATCTGCCTGGTGACGTGAAGGCACACAAACTGTTGGCCAAACGCAAGAGGGGGACGGCGTCGCTGGCCACGCTGGCCGACCCGGTCCACCCGGCCGACGTCGACGGCTGGGGTGTGAACGCGTCGGCCAGGTTCGACGACTACCTGCAACTGGCGCACTACTGGCGGATGCTGGAGGCGTTGGGGCGTACGACCGGCGCCGCGCGTGGCGTGATCATCGGGACCGACCGGGTTCAGCAGGATGCCCCCGCCGCAGTCCATCTTGATCTGGCGGCGCCGCTGTTCGAGACCTATTCGCGCTCGCGCGGCACAGCGAAGCGTTCGGCGCTGGAGCGCTATGACCACGAGCACGGCTTCCGAGTCGAGGTTGCGCGCGCGGCGGCCGAGGGGCAGGTGCTCGTGCAGCCGATCTTCACCGACGAGTGCGAGAGCTGCCCGTGGTCAGACTTCTGTCACGGCCAGGTCGAGGGCGACGTGGCCAGCGCCGCGATCACCTCGGGTCGACTCTCGGTGCGCGAGTGGCGGGCGTTGGCTGCGCAGGGTGTCGAATCA of the Nocardioides sp. genome contains:
- a CDS encoding TM0106 family RecB-like putative nuclease; amino-acid sequence: MTEVMLTGYDAKRCARRVHNDWDPTIEKVAWDVPPTLQMRFDAGRAYENEVLAQLVAALPEPPFDFRLRRDKQEAIDATLVAMDTGASVILGGWLPDDPVGGRTGRPDLLLRVDGGYLPGDVKAHKLLAKRKRGTASLATLADPVHPADVDGWGVNASARFDDYLQLAHYWRMLEALGRTTGAARGVIIGTDRVQQDAPAAVHLDLAAPLFETYSRSRGTAKRSALERYDHEHGFRVEVARAAAEGQVLVQPIFTDECESCPWSDFCHGQVEGDVASAAITSGRLSVREWRALAAQGVESLEDLADLTADDEAFLGDYLPEVTHVKDPRGRLGAAVRRARMARDGREIERQTTGPIEVPRADIEIDLDLEWDLDDRVYLWGVLIKRPGEVASYEPFVDFGHLDHEGAYALATRFAGWLRDEIARAEAAGHSLLVYHYAHPEPAYLKRIMGESEVADLTARFVDLLPIMRTHFFGLHGLGIKHVAPTFGATWDDDDPGGLQSQLWLLDARHADDGGVREAARERILTYNRDDVRATAAIRVGLAMPDTR
- the arfB gene encoding alternative ribosome rescue aminoacyl-tRNA hydrolase ArfB, with amino-acid sequence MSDLPVSRTLVIPAVELTERFSRSSGPGGQGVNTTDSRVELSWDVASSGVLSDTIRSRLLSRLGSRVVAGVLTITASEHRTQLANRRAARERLASVVRTAAAAPPRKRRATKPTRGSVERRLAAKKRRGETKRGRGGGWD
- a CDS encoding vitamin B12-dependent ribonucleotide reductase, which encodes MTETVRPEAETETAKGVKIERVFSTEGVHPYDEITWERRDVVQKNWKTQATVFEQLGVEFPDFWSLNASTIVTTKYFRGAVGTPERESSLKELIDRVVKTYRKGGEDHGYFASPADAELFEHELTWLLVHQYFSFNSPVWFNVGTQSPQQVSACFILSVDDSMDSILNWYKEEGFIFKGGSGAGLNLSRIRSSKELLSSGGTASGPVSFMRGADASAGTIKSGGATRRAAKMVVLDVDHPDIEEFVSTKAREEDKIRALRDAGFDMDLGGVDITSVQYQNANNSVRVTDEFMRAVEDGTDFGLRGRKTGEVIETVDARELFDKIATAAWECADPGLQYDDTINDWHTNPETGRITASNPCSEYMSLDNSSCNLASLNLLKFLKDDDTFDAALFAKAVEVVITAMDISICFADFPTEAIGKTTVDYRQLGIGYANLGALLMAMGLGYDSEGGRSMAAAITSLMTGTSYRRSAELAAVVGPYAGYARNADAHKRVMRKHQAANDVVRTLHTNDAATLKLATQAWADVISLGEANGFRNAQASVLAPTGTIGFMMDCDTTGIEPDFSLVKFKKLVGGGSLQIVNQTIPRALKKLGYQAEQIEAIVDYIGEHGHVIDAPGLKTEHYEVFDTAMGARALKPMGHVRMMAAAQPFLSGAISKTVNLPESATVEEIKDVYMQSWKLGLKATAIYRDNCKVGQPLADGGGKAKKDAADAAAAAETTEVKEIEKIVYRPTRKRLPKSRVSRTTSFTVGGAEGYMTSGAHDDGQLGEVFLKLGKQGSTLAGVMDAFSIAVSIGLQYGVPLETYVSKFTNLRFEPAGLTDDPDVRMAQSLMDYVWRRLALDYLPFEKRSALGIYSADERQRHLETGSYELLVEETGSADELISSDSVVEERHASRNQVVEAEVVATPAAKEAHTSAELLEKITGTAVDSPLCMTCGTKMRPAGSCYVCEGCGSTSGCS